In Daucus carota subsp. sativus chromosome 4, DH1 v3.0, whole genome shotgun sequence, one DNA window encodes the following:
- the LOC108216058 gene encoding pentatricopeptide repeat-containing protein At1g07740, mitochondrial, whose protein sequence is MIAMTVVAAATKSKPINPSHLTTIVIHIQNAQSYHTHKSSPKHSKPHKPPRKPIQFLTEIKQIQDPDEALSLFHQYHHLGFKHHYPSYSSLIYKLAKARNFDAVDTLLGYANTYNVRCGEALFIGLIKHLGKAKMIDEAIHVFNNIKAFNCVPTVQSFNTMLNVLVDNDRIDDADLMFGNARKMGFRLNSVSFNVMIKMWLRKGEWDAARLVFDEMLERQVEPSVVTYNCQIGFLCRRGELDKAKGLFDDMNRRGQRANAVTYGLLMEGLCCLGKFKEAKKLMFDMEYQGCKPRLLNYGVLMTDVVRNGKWDEAKTILVEMKRRRIKPDAVIYNILINYLCKEGRTMDAYKFLVEMQVEGCEPNAATYRMMVDGFCSVDDFEGGLKVLNAMLTTNHCPRVETFCCLIVGLSRGGKIDDACYILEEMYKRKLRVNLKLWESILPAVSRKGEAAIELVNELIFAG, encoded by the coding sequence ATGATAGCTATGACAGTCGTTGCTGCTGCTACCAAATCAAAACCCATCAATCCTTCGCATCTTACCACCATTGTTATTCACATACAAAATGCTCAATCTTACCACACTCACAAATCATCACCCAAACATTCTAAACCTCACAAGCCGCCTCGCAAGCCTATACAGTTCCTCACCGAAATCAAACAAATTCAAGACCCAGATGAAGCTTTATCACTCtttcatcaatatcatcacTTGGGCTTCAAACATCACTATCCTTCTTACTCCTCCCTCATTTACAAGCTCGCCAAAGCTCGAAACTTTGACGCAGTCGATACCCTTCTTGGGTATGCCAATACCTATAATGTTCGATGTGGAGAAGCCCTTTTTATTGGGCTTATTAAGCATTTAGGGAAAGCTAAGATGATTGATGAGGCCATTCATGTGTTTAACAATATCAAGGCTTTTAATTGTGTTCCAACCGTGCAGTCGTTTAATACGATGTTGAATGTGCTTGTTGACAATGACAGGATTGATGATGCGGATTTGATGTTTGGGAATGCCAGGAAAATGGGGTTTAGGTTGAATTCGGTTTCGTTTAATGTTATGATCAAGATGTGGTTGCGAAAGGGGGAGTGGGACGCTGCTCGActagtgtttgatgaaatgcttgAGAGACAAGTGGAACCGAGTGTCGTGACTTATAATTGTCAGATTGGGTTTTTGTGCAGAAGGGGTGAGTTGGATAAGGCCAAGGGTTTGTTTGATGATATGAATAGGAGGGGTCAACGTGCGAATGCGGTTACTTATGGGTTGTTGATGGAAGGTTTGTGTTGTTTAGGGAAGTTTAAAGAAGCGAAGAAGTTGATGTTTGATATGGAGTACCAAGGGTGTAAGCCTCGGCTTCTCAATTATGGTGTTTTAATGACTGATGTAGTGAGGAACGGAAAGTGGGATGAAGCTAAAACTATCcttgttgagatgaagagaaGGCGAATTAAGCCGGATGCTGTCATCTACAACATTTTGATTAACTACTTGTGCAAGGAAGGAAGGACTATGGATGCCTATAAATTTTTAGTTGAAATGCAGGTTGAGGGTTGTGAGCCAAATGCTGCTACATACAGGATGATGGTGGATGGTTTTTGTAGCGTCGATGACTTTGAAGGAGGTTTGAAGGTTTTAAATGCCATGTTGACGACTAATCATTGTCCGCGTGTGGAAACATTTTGCTGTTTGATCGTAGGACTAAGCAGAGGTGGAAAGATCGATGATGCTTGTTACATTTTGGAGGAGATGTATAAGAGGAAGTTGAgagttaatttgaaattatgggAATCCATACTTCCAGCTGTTAGCAGAAAGGGTGAAGCTGCAATTGAGCTTGTTAATGAACTCATTTTTGCCGGATAA
- the LOC108216427 gene encoding GCN5-related N-acetyltransferase 7, chloroplastic: protein MAVHVYSSPLPTLFFPTTQNPLFRSQRLRSGQRRLLIRASQLQTIKLDKSTLKVSEAISEGELWAASALRVRSFYDFKPSTFAIQDHKKYLAEREYEALKERVAGKRLGFKRVSCINATLPLSQISSISEDLSNTCKISLCGEDRVVVGSLDINQCIRLPDEITGMKPEGLKADFARAYISNVCVAEELYRNGLGYALVAESKRVAGHWGITDLYVHVAFDNEAAKNLYIKSGFVHENDEPAWQARFLDRPRRILLWSDLSNCYHL from the exons ATGGCGGTCCACGTATATTCATCGCCTCTACCTACCTTGTTCTTCCCCACCACTCAGAACCCACTATTCCGAAGTCAACGCCTGCGGTCAGGTCAACGGCGTTTGCTCATCAGAGCATCTCAGCTTCAAACAATAAAATTAGACAAATCCACCTTAAAGGTCTCCGAAGCTATCTCTGAAGGTGAGCTCTGGGCGGCCTCTGCTCTCCGTGTCCGATCCTTCTACGACTTCAAACCCTCCACCTTTGCCATCCAA GATCATAAAAAGTACTTGGCTGAACGTGAGTATGAAGCCTTGAAGGAAAGAGTTGCAGGGAAAAGACTTGGTTTTAAAAGAGTTTCATGCATAAATGCTACACTTCCGTTGTCACAGATCTCAAGTATTTCTGAAGATCTAAGCAATACATGTAAG ATTTCACTTTGCGGCGAAGATCGAGTAGTTGTTGGGTCCCTGGATATAAACCAGTGTATTAGGCTTCCAGATGAGATTACAGGAATGAAGCCGGAG GGACTTAAAGCTGATTTTGCTAGGGCCTATATAAGTAATGTATGTGTTGCCGAGGAATTGTACCGGAATGGGCTGGGCTACGCACTTGTTGCCGAGTCAAAGAGGGTGGCCGGACATTGGG GAATAACTGATTTATATGTTCATGTTGCTTTTGACAACGAGGCAGCAAAAAATTTGTACATTAAAAGTGGATTTGTTCATGAGAATGATGAACCTGCATGGCAAGCCCGTTTCTTGGATCGTCCTCGAAGAATCCTTTTGTGGTCTGATCTTTCTAACTGCTACCATCTGTAA